TATTGCGCTGAACGAATTGCTTGAATTGGAATATCCCCATTTAGTCGAAGTCCAACCGGAACTAGCGGAAATGCAGCGCCGCTATACGGAATTTAAACAAACCAAGTCGCTGACCGACTACGACGATCTCTTGATCAAGCTGCGCGACCTGTTGGCCGACCATGCCGAAGTGCGTAACCGGCTGTCCGATGCCTATCGCTATATAATGGTCGACGAATATCAGGACACCAACCACTTGCAGTCGGAAATTGTCCGGCTGTTGGCGGCCACCCATGACAACGTCGCGGTGGTCGGCGACGACGCCCAGAGCATTTATTCTTTTCGCGGCGCCGATTTTCGCAACATCATGGACTTTCCCAAGCAGTTTCCCGGCGCGCGCATCATCAAGCTCGAAGAAAATTACCGCAGCACCCAGCCGATTTTGAATTTGACCAACGAGATCATCTCGCGCGCCACCGAAGGCTATGACAAGCGTTTGTTCACGCGCAAAAGCGTCGGCAGCCGGCCCAAGCTGGTGCAGGCCGGCAGCGAGCAGATGCAGTCGCAATTCGTCTGTCAAAAAATTTTAGAGCTGCGCGAAGAAGGAGTCCCGCTGTGGGACTTGGCCGTGCTGTTTCGCTCGAGCTTTCATTCTTTCGATTTGGAAATCGAGCTGGCCCGGCGCAACATACCGTTCGTCAAGCGCGGCGGCTTTCAATTCATGGACGCCGCCCATGTAAAAGATCTGCTCGCCCATCTGCGCGTCCTCGCCAATCCTCAAGACGCGGTGTCGTGGAATCGAGTTTTAATGTTGCTCGAAGGCGTCGGACCAGGGGCGTCGCAGAAGATTATCAAATGGCTGCTCGAAGGCGGCAACGCCGTGGAGCGGCTGCGCTCTTACAATGCCAAGGGCAAGATCGCCCATGGCCTACGCACTCTGGCGCAAGTGTTGGAAGAAGCCGCCCGCGCCGAGCTGCCGTCGGAGCAGGCTAATTATTTGCTGCAATATTATTTGCCGATCCTGAAACAAAACTATCCCGACGATCATCCCAGGCGTCTCAGAGACATGGAACATTTCCAGGGCATGACCGAACGCTATCGCGATCTCAATCGTTTGTTGAGCGACATGGCGCTGGAACCGCCCAACGATAGCATCGGCGGCGAACTCGCCGTTGACCCCGATGAAGGTCCGTTGATTCTATCGACGATTCACTCAGCCAAGGGATTGGAGTTTCACTCGGTGTTCATCATCTGGGCGCTGGAGGGACGCTTCCCGTCGTTTTACAACACCAACTCGGCCCAGGAATTGGAAGAAGAGCGGCGCCTGCTCTATGTCGCCGCCACCCGCGCCAAACAAAATCTTTTTATCAGTTACCCAACCCGGGTCTTCGACAAGAGTTTACGCATGGTGTTGTCGCAACCGTCGCAGTTCGTCGACGGCATTTCCTCGCGCATGTTGGAACCGGTCGCCCTCGTGCCCGAGGGCTCCTATTGGAATTGGGAGAGTTAACCATGGTGAAACCGCTACTCTATATCGTCGTCTTCATCAGCGGCGCGGTCTTGATGGCGTTAGAGATCGTCGGCAGCCGCGTGCTCGCGCCCTACTTCGGCAGCTCGATCTTTGTCTGGGGCAGCTTGATCTCGGTGGTCATGACCGCGCTCAGCATCGGTTACTACTGGGGCGGTTGGCTGTCGGCACGCGAGCCCTCCTACGGCAAATTGCTTTTGCTGCTGGTGGTGCCCGGCGTCCTGATTTTCTTTTTGCCGTTTATTTATCCGTCGGTGAACGAGCAGATCGCCATGATCGATTTCGGCAACCGGCTAAATCCGTTGATCGCTTGCGCCGCGCTGTTCTTGGCGCCGGGAATTTTCCTCGGCGCGGTCTCGCCCTACGTGATTCGCCTCGCCGCTACGCAATTGAATACCGTCGGCAGCACCGCCGGCACGCTGTACGCGGTGTCCACCGGCGGCAGCATCTTGGGCACGCTGCTCACCGCGTTCTATCTAATTCCCGTTCTCGGCGTCAGCAATATTATCCACGCCCTGGGTATTACGCTGGTGTGTTTGTCGTTAGTTGTAGTACCTTTGATCCGGTTGCAGCGAATTCCCTTGAGCCAAGCCATCGCCACCTTTTCGGTATTGCTCGGTTCGCTGAGCATGTTTGGAGCGCCGTTGGCTTGGGCAAAGACCATCATGCAAAAAGATACTTTCTACCATCGCATCCGCGTCGAAGAAGACGACGAAGCGCGCTACATGTACTTCGACCGTACGTTGCAAAGCGCCATGACCTTGAAAGATCCGAGCGCCTTGCGGCTGATTTACTCGCGCTACACCTCCTTGGGATTTACTTTCCGGCCCGATGCCAAGAAAATGCTCATCATCGGCGTCGGCGGCGGCTCGATCCCGAAAAAAATCCAGAAAGAATTTCCCAACATTGAAATCGACGCCATCGACCTCGATCCCGAAGTGATCAAGATCGCCAAGGAGCGCTTCAACGTCAAGGAAACCAGTCATCTGCGGCTGCACGCCCAGGACGGCCGGCTGTTTCTCACTCGCACGCAGAACTTGTACGATATAATTTTACTCGACGCCTACTTCACCGACGCCACGCCGTTTCATCTGGCGACCAAGCAGTTTTTCGAACTGGCGCAGAAAAAGCTCACGCCCAACGGCATCGTCGTGGCCAATTTGATCAGCGCCGTCACCGGCCCGTCGGGCAAGATCGCGCGCGCCTTCGTGCGCACCCAGCGCCAAGTGTTTCCGCAGATTTATATTTTCGCCGCGCGCCGCCCGGAGAACGTCAGTCTCGACACGATCCAGAACGTCATCGTCATCGCCACCCGCGACAAACAGCGCGTCGACATCAAAGAGATCGTCAAACGCGCCAGCGCCATCGACAAAGATCTTTTCCCCGATCCGATCCAAGACGTCGCCGTCGCCTATTACGACCGGGCCCTGGCTGAAGACGTGCCGATTCTCACCGATGACTACGCGCCGACGGATAATCTGCTCAATCCTTAGCGCCGGCGTTCTCTCCGCCTGCGCGCTTTTCAACCACGCCACGCCCGAGCGCGTCGTCCGCGTCAAGCTGCTCGCCGACGTCGCCTTTCGCGCGAGAAATCCCGAGTGGCAGAGCGAAGCGCGCGGCCTTATCGAAGCGACCTCGGACTACTACGAGCGCGAGTTCAACATTCGTCTAGTCAGTCAAAACGTCGCCGCATGGCCGGAGCGCGAACGCATGAGTTCCACGCCGCAACTGCTAAGCCGCTTGCAAAAAGATTTTTCCGCGCCGAGCGCCGACTATGACGTGATCGTCGCCTTCAGCGGCGAAAACGTCAGCCGCTATCTCACCGCCGGCCGGCCGCGGGTCGACCGAGTCGGCGAGTGTATACGAGGCTTGAGCCAGTACATGATCGTGCCCACTGCGAAAATTTTTCGCTACGGCGGTTTGAACCGCGAGCCCGAGCCCGATGTGATCACGCTGATTCATGAATTCGGCCATGTCTTCGGCGCCGAACATGTCGACGACAATCAATCGCTGATGCATGAGAACTACGGCTACCGCACCGAGTTCGACGCCAAGAACCGCGCGGCAATAGTGAAAAATAAATTCTGCCTATTTGCCAAATAGAAAATTAGGCAGTAGGCAATAGGCAACAGCCAATAGTCTGAAATCCGGATTCGGACTTCAATCTTACTGTTGCCTGATGCCTTATGCTAAACAAGCTCCGCATCGTCATGGTTCGTCCCCAAGGCTCGGGCAACGTCGGCTCGGTGGCGCGGGCGATGAAAAACGTCGGCGCCAGCGAACTCGCCATCGTCGGCGACGCGCGCACGCAAAGTTTCTGGGCCAAGGCGATGGCGGTCCATGGCCGCGATGTTTTGGCCGAGGCGAA
Above is a genomic segment from Deltaproteobacteria bacterium containing:
- a CDS encoding ATP-dependent helicase, producing MTTTYILKDLSEPIRNSSGLDYRKELNDAQYEAATAMDGPLLIVAGAGTGKTRTLVYRVAHLIDQGIDPRSILLMTFTRRAAEEMIRRASLLIDSRCSQVSGGTFHSFANLVLRVHGRHVNLAPSFTIMDRPDSEDVIQTLRSDMGLNTKEKRFPRKQTVAEIFSMTHNKHIALNELLELEYPHLVEVQPELAEMQRRYTEFKQTKSLTDYDDLLIKLRDLLADHAEVRNRLSDAYRYIMVDEYQDTNHLQSEIVRLLAATHDNVAVVGDDAQSIYSFRGADFRNIMDFPKQFPGARIIKLEENYRSTQPILNLTNEIISRATEGYDKRLFTRKSVGSRPKLVQAGSEQMQSQFVCQKILELREEGVPLWDLAVLFRSSFHSFDLEIELARRNIPFVKRGGFQFMDAAHVKDLLAHLRVLANPQDAVSWNRVLMLLEGVGPGASQKIIKWLLEGGNAVERLRSYNAKGKIAHGLRTLAQVLEEAARAELPSEQANYLLQYYLPILKQNYPDDHPRRLRDMEHFQGMTERYRDLNRLLSDMALEPPNDSIGGELAVDPDEGPLILSTIHSAKGLEFHSVFIIWALEGRFPSFYNTNSAQELEEERRLLYVAATRAKQNLFISYPTRVFDKSLRMVLSQPSQFVDGISSRMLEPVALVPEGSYWNWES
- a CDS encoding methyltransferase domain-containing protein, which translates into the protein MVKPLLYIVVFISGAVLMALEIVGSRVLAPYFGSSIFVWGSLISVVMTALSIGYYWGGWLSAREPSYGKLLLLLVVPGVLIFFLPFIYPSVNEQIAMIDFGNRLNPLIACAALFLAPGIFLGAVSPYVIRLAATQLNTVGSTAGTLYAVSTGGSILGTLLTAFYLIPVLGVSNIIHALGITLVCLSLVVVPLIRLQRIPLSQAIATFSVLLGSLSMFGAPLAWAKTIMQKDTFYHRIRVEEDDEARYMYFDRTLQSAMTLKDPSALRLIYSRYTSLGFTFRPDAKKMLIIGVGGGSIPKKIQKEFPNIEIDAIDLDPEVIKIAKERFNVKETSHLRLHAQDGRLFLTRTQNLYDIILLDAYFTDATPFHLATKQFFELAQKKLTPNGIVVANLISAVTGPSGKIARAFVRTQRQVFPQIYIFAARRPENVSLDTIQNVIVIATRDKQRVDIKEIVKRASAIDKDLFPDPIQDVAVAYYDRALAEDVPILTDDYAPTDNLLNP
- a CDS encoding matrixin family metalloprotease → MTTRRRIICSILSAGVLSACALFNHATPERVVRVKLLADVAFRARNPEWQSEARGLIEATSDYYEREFNIRLVSQNVAAWPERERMSSTPQLLSRLQKDFSAPSADYDVIVAFSGENVSRYLTAGRPRVDRVGECIRGLSQYMIVPTAKIFRYGGLNREPEPDVITLIHEFGHVFGAEHVDDNQSLMHENYGYRTEFDAKNRAAIVKNKFCLFAK